The DNA segment GGTAAAAGGAAGTTAATATGTTGGTGAAAATAAAGTTGTTTCTTTCATTCTTACTGGTGATATTTGCCTTAAGTGGTTGTGTGACGGTACAACCCGATCCTCCGGTGGTGGTGAATGGGGCTGCGGGCTATTTGGAAAAAATCCTTCTGCCCCAAGGCAGTGAAATTACCATTGCGATTATCGATTTGAACACGCCCGGCGTCATCATTGCCCAAAAGAGCTTTAATATCGCTAGGGCGCCTGTGCCGTTTAAGTTCTTATTACCGGCGCAATCTATCGATAAACGCATTAATTACGGCGTAGTGGCCATGATCAAGTATCAGGACAAGGTGATTTTCCAAACCTATGACCGCTTCCCTGTGATTAATAATGATAAATACACCACGGAAGTACTGATGAAAGCGGTACGCACTGAGCCCTAGGCTGAATGCTTTAAAGCCTATTGGCAGGATGGTGAATGTGTTTTTTCGAAAGGGGAGTCAATCCCCTTTTTTATTGCTTGTTTTTTTACTCCTTTATCTTTTCTTTCTTCTATCGGGTGGTCTGACTTTTAT comes from the Shewanella mangrovisoli genome and includes:
- a CDS encoding YbaY family lipoprotein yields the protein MLVKIKLFLSFLLVIFALSGCVTVQPDPPVVVNGAAGYLEKILLPQGSEITIAIIDLNTPGVIIAQKSFNIARAPVPFKFLLPAQSIDKRINYGVVAMIKYQDKVIFQTYDRFPVINNDKYTTEVLMKAVRTEP